One segment of Trachemys scripta elegans isolate TJP31775 chromosome 1, CAS_Tse_1.0, whole genome shotgun sequence DNA contains the following:
- the PPME1 gene encoding protein phosphatase methylesterase 1: MSTLEKHLHLGRLPPRPAVPGGGGQSGSKMRMGPGRKRDFSPVPWSQYFESMEDVVVENENGKDTFRIYKSGSEGPVLLLLHGGGHSALSWAVFNSAIINRIQCRIVALDLRSHGETKVRNPEDLSAETMSKDVGNVVEAMYGDLPPPIMLIGHSMGGAIAVHTAASNLVPSLLGLCMIDVVEGTAMDALNSMQNFLRSRPKTFKSIENAIEWSVKSGQIRNLESARVSMVGQVKQCEDAASPEVPKAIVEGIIEEEEEEEEEDYEGRGSVNKRKKEDDTETKKEHLYTWRIELSKTEKYWDGWFRGLSNLFLSCSTPKLLLLAGVDRLDKDLTIGQMQGKFQMQVLPQCGHAVHEDAPDKVAEAVATFLIRHRFTEPIGGFQCVFPGC; the protein is encoded by the exons tCCTGGAAGGAAACGAGACTTTTCCCCAGTCCCTTGGAGCCAGTACTTTGAGTCTATGGAAGATGTTGTGGTTGAAAACGAAAACGGCAAGGAT ACTTTTCGAATTTATAAAAGTGGATCGGAGGGCCCTGTCTTACTTTTGTTGCATGGCGGAGGCCATTCTGCTCTTTCCTGGGCTGTGTTCAAT TCTGCGATCATTAACAGGATTCAGTGTAGGATTGTGGCTTTAGATCTCAGAAGTCATG GTGAAACAAAAGTTAGGAATCCTGAAGATCTGTCTGCAGAAACTATGTCAAA AGATGTTGGAAACGTGGTTGAAGCTATGTATGGGGACCTCCCACCTCCAATCATGCTGATTGGGCACAGTATGGGTGGGGCCATTGCAGTGCACACAGCAGCATCCAATTTGGTACCCAGTTTATTGGGTCTTTGCATGATTGATGTCGTGGAAG gCACAGCCATGGACGCACTGAACAGCATGCAGAATTTCTTACGGAGTCGTCCCAAAACATTCAAGTCGATTGAGAATGCAATTGAGTGGAG TGTAAAAAGTGGACAGATAAGAAATCTCGAATCTGCCAGAGTTTCTATGGTTGGCCAAGTCAAACA GTGTGAAGATGCTGCTAGTCCTGAGGTCCCTAAAGCTATAGTGGAAGGGATtattgaggaggaggaagaggaagaggaagaagactATGAAGGAAGAGGATCTGTTAACAAAAGGAAGAAGGAAGATGATACAGAG ACAAAAAAAGAACATCTGTATACATGGCGAATCGAACTGTCGAAAACAGAAAAGTACTGGGATGGGTGGTTCAGGGGCTTATCTAACCTCTTCCTCAGTTGTTCTACTCCGAAGCTGCTGCTTTTAGCGG GTGTTGACAGGCTGGATAAAGATCTAACAATTGGACAGATGCAAG GAAAGTTCCAGATGCAAGTCCTCCCTCAGTGTGGCCATGCAGTCCACGAAGATGCTCCAGACAAG GTTGCTGAAGCTGTTGCAACTTTCTTGATCCGTCACCGGTTTACAGAACCAATTGGTGGATTTCAGTG TGTGTTTCCTGGTTGTTAA